In Phragmites australis chromosome 16, lpPhrAust1.1, whole genome shotgun sequence, one DNA window encodes the following:
- the LOC133896125 gene encoding ethylene-responsive transcription factor ERF109-like has translation MTNRISSTVGANREYMIRFDGPSPSSAGADPPEPPPPPVPIEPFAGRLISHEQEHTVIVAALLHVISGYTTPPPEIFPAVCGEACRVCGMERCLGCEFFAGDAAAVVALDGAEKTAAAAAPTGGQRKRRKKKNRYRGVRQRPWGKWAAEIRDPHRAVRKWLGTFDTAEEAARAYDRAAIEFRGPRAKLNFPFPEQLAGHDDINGDASAAAKSDTLSPSLCSADAKERRQTEWPHGGEETGEQLWDGLQDLMKLDEGEVWFPPTSSAWN, from the coding sequence ATGACCAACCGCATCTCCTCCACCGTGGGAGCGAACCGGGAATACATGATCCGATTCGATGGTCCTTCGCCGAGCTCCGCTGGAGCCGACccaccggagccgccgccgccgccagttcCGATCGAGCCGTTCGCAGGGAGGTTGATCTCCCACGAGCAGGAGCACACCGTCATTGTCGCTGCTCTGCTTCACGTCATCTCTGGGTACACCACGCCGCCGCCCGAGATCTTCCCGGCGGTGTGCGGGGAGGCGTGCCGGGTGTGCGGGATGGAGCGGTGCCTCGGCTGCGAGTTCTTCGCGGGGGACGCCGCCGCTGTGGTCGCGTTGGACGGCGCGGAGAagacggccgccgccgccgcgccgacgGGAGGGCAGAGGAagcggaggaagaagaagaacaggTACCGCGGCGTGCGGCAGAGGCCGTGGGGCAAGTGGGCGGCGGAGATCCGCGACCCGCACCGCGCGGTGCGCAAGTGGCTCGGGACGTTCGACACTgccgaggaggccgccaggGCCTACGACCGCGCCGCCATCGAGTTCCGCGGCCCGCGCGCCAAGCTCAACTTCCCGTTCCCCGAGCAGCTGGCGGGCCACGACGACATCAATGGCGACGCCAGCGCCGCGGCGAAGTCAGACACATTGTCGCCGTCGCTGTGCAGCGCTGACGCCAAGGAGCGACGGCAGACGGAATGGCCGCACGGCGGGGAGGAAACAGGGGAGCAGCTCTGGGATGGCCTGCAAGACCTCATGAAGCTGGACGAAGGCGAGGTCTGGTTCCCGCCAACTTCGAGCGCTTGGAACTGA
- the LOC133895979 gene encoding uncharacterized protein LOC133895979: MYNPEQQQQPPQQLMAPPRMSFSSDFALEPPPPSGPPGRAAAADADFEFSPVGSRPMMAADQLFSKGRILPLREAATGGRPVTLRDELRTQDSNGDRGRRAPRWKELFGQKRAHKKGAERAVGAASADAHVDLGDHGESGESTSNLSLG; encoded by the exons ATGTACAACccggagcagcagcagcagccaccccAGCAGCTCATGGCGCCGCCACGGATGTCCTTCTCCAGCGACTTCGCCCTggagcctccgccgccgtcgGGGCCACCAGGTCGCGCGGCGGCAGCGGACGCCGACTTCGAGTTCTCGCCGGTGGGCAGCCGCCCGATGATGGCCGCGGACCAGCTCTTCTCCAAGGGCCGCATCCTGCCGCTGCGGGAGGCGGCGACCGGCGGCCGGCCGGTCACTCTCCGCGACGAGCTGCGCACGCAGGACTCCAATGGCgaccgcggccgccgcgcgcccCGGTGGAAGGAGCTGTTTGGCCAGAAGAGGGCGCACAAGAAGGGCGCTGAGCGCGCCGTGGGAGCCGCGTCCGCCGACGCTCATGTG GATCTTGGAGACCATGGAGAGTCAGGAGAGTCAACGAGCAATTTGTCACTTGGTTAG